The DNA region TCCTCCGACACGGTGTCCTGTCCGGCGGGCGCCAGCACGCTCAGCTCCACCAATGAGGAGAGAGACAGCTGCTCCGTGTTCTCCGTGTTGCCCGGCACCAGCACCCGGGACAGCTTGCTCACCACCACCTGAGAAAAAGGCGAAGAaggggaaggaggggaagagTACTTTATGGCCAATTCACAATGCGACCAAATATTACACAAAGGGGTCATTCCAcgtcaaatcaacaggagcccgcgcacttgggtctcaaaaaattctgaaaatattaccaagtgcacccatggtacacaagagaaacactgtacatttatttgaatgtaagatgtatactctccgtgttacagccaattttactggagtaggggggtgcccattttgttcacactttttttttgtcaaagttcacaagaccatagctcaagaactaaaaaATTTAGGAAgcgcaaagaaagaaaagagtacTTTATGGCCAATTCACAATGCAACCAAATAttacacagagggagagaaattgGTGTTTCAGCAAGCAAAACACCATATGTGCAATTTGACACtgaggcgcacacacaccatgcacaccgGCATGCAGAAACAACACTCTACAAAAATATGGTGAATATTAtcaacaatacattacattacaatatgacAATAACAATTAAGTACATTACATACCACAGGCACTTTTTACCCAAAGAGACTTACAATGAAGGGCATGAATGGCAATATACACTCACTGGCTGCAACTTGATTAGTAACACCTTGCTAGTACCGGATTGGACCCCCTgttgccttcagaactgcttaactgcctgcaacaatactcaggtaggctgtggcattgcaactagggatgtgcacgaatattcgaaggttcgaatattcgttttcctttcgaatttagaatagtcctgtcgaataaaaaaaatccagccagtaaaaaaaaaatctgtgtttgcctcccttgcagtgttaagtgacaaatgaaaagtactgcagggttacattaaattaacctagtagctcccctgtattctaatttctctggtaggtctagatcatatttcatttccaacacataaggcgagtgtgtctgaaagcgttccgccccccgccgacacgacacacacagccagggagaagccacgcatctcgtgcatttcaggaatgggcattgggcattcataaataaagcgctgacactgtaaatctgctattggtgatgtttttttaaacatggactgtcatctgtaactgttcgggaataatgtcacatcaatttgcgtctgatttgaccagcgtaaacttctgcaaggtaagctacttgtagctgttagccaacgtcagtgtcaacaatggcaggttatttcaatacaggtatctctaaaacgctaataatgataagctaacaaacGAAGTAAGCTAGCTGAgtactcttagctgaggcgattttatttggctcactacactataatctgcaactatttgggggtcgttttatatggcgttgcttcggatttgtgaaacaaactttgtaaaagccacccctgtagccgtgtgaatcgggatactgtctgtcaacaatgtcaattgctaactagttctaatgcagcccaactagcgaacaacagtggggtttactttgccgtgtCATGAGAATGGAAGGGAATGATgaatatttctcgtcacggacgcacagacctcttccagtgaacgtgctgctgggcgttcagaggtgtacactcgacagcattttctagctattgctcccccctggtgctgtagatggaaggtcACTGTAAATAaatattgaactctttatgatacgtcggcggaatttaggctacatgtttcaagggatgacggtgggagtccctcagtcagcaaacgcacgtcttttttttttcgaatttcgaataacattcgaatagtggccatcgaatttcgaatagtgtttttggcagaaatgcacatccctaattGCAACAATGTTGAATTGGTACTAAGTGTCCCAAAGTGTGCTATCCTCCAAATTAttacaccaccagcctgaaccGTTGATAGCAGACAGGATGGAATATTTCCatgttgttgatgccaaattGACCCCATACCACTTTTCAAGTGTTGCAGCAGAAATCGAGACTCattagaccaggcaacatttccAGTCTTCTATTGTCCAATTTGGTGAGCCTAGGTGCAAATTGTAGACTACGTTTCATGTTCTTAGCTGTCAGGAGAGGCACAGGGTGTGGTCTTCTGCTGCTCGTACCCCATCAGCCTCAAGGCTCCACGTCCTGTGCAAAGATCTTCTTCTGTTGAAATAAGTGTATATGAACCAGTCTGGCCCCTCTCATCTGTCCTCTGGCACCAACAAGGAATGTTTGCCCACAGAACTGCTGCTCACTggacattttctctttttctgactATTCCCTGTTAACCCTAGAGATGCATGTGTGCAATTATCCCAGTAGTCAAAACAGCTCCCTTAGCACGACTAACCGTGCCACGGTCAAAGTCACTTAGATCACCTCTCtcccccattctgatgctcggttgGAACTGCATCAGAGCGCCTTGACTTTGCCAACATGCCCAAATGCATTGAGCTGCCGCCATGTGAATGGCTGCCCAGAACTTTGCAtcaatgagcagttggacagGAGACCCTAATgaagtggctggtgagtgtacGCTGCAAAGTGCAGGTACATAAATGGAGTATGGAGAAATACAATGGTATGCAACAACTAAATTGCTTTGATAAAACTGTCAGCAAAGGTGGAGGAGGGGCATATAGTGGGGGAAAGCGGggcatgtccagccactgttgccagatggaaaatgctgaattatcgtactaaaatctcaaaattatcgtttttgggaggaaattattattacaagtattaatattattacaactGGTTAACCGATGGCAGAATATGGGCCCAGAGTCCTCACGTATTGGTGGTTGGGGGGTCTATTATGAcctttgccctagggccctgtgtgcaattgttccgccactgattgtCAGTGAAGGGTAATGTAACGTTATGCAAGTACGGTAATGTAACGTTATGCAAGTACGGCAATGTACTGTACAACCCACCTTCATGCCACCCTTGCGGAACACGTGTCCCTTGGCCACGAACTCGTGGTCCATGCGGAAGCCCATCTCGTTGAGGAAGTCGGGCAGGCTGTGCGAGGCCGCCACGTCCACGCAGTTGCGCACCAGCGCGTGCCGGCTCTTGTCGCCCACCTCGGGCTGGCCCAGGTAGCGCAGGTGCCAGGGAGCcgtggggtgggagagagagcgcCGGGCGCGCAGCAGGAACGGCTGGCCCTGCTGGCCCTTCAGCAGGTAGACCAGCTCGTGGTCAGCGAACGTCTCGGGCTCGATGTTGTCGCACAGGCCGCGCAACCGGTGCAGGAGGCTGTCCAGAGCCTGGTCCAGGACACTGCCTGTTTGGAGGAGGGAGGGTATGCAAGAGGACAAAGGattatgatgatgaggatgatgatggtgatgatgggagGTAGAGCGATACACTTGAAAAGAAACAATCTGATTTCACAATAACTAAAGCCAGTCTTACGGGCCAGGGGAAGAAGGTCAGCAAGGTACAAAGCAAGTAACCCATTGCCTAAAATCATAATATGCATTCATGATGATTACAAAATCAGCCCACGCTTGATTGCGCGATATCGGTCAGCCCTGAAGTTCGATTTTGCAGACCATGAGGTTTTCAAAAGCACTGCACATGCAGTTTCACCATATAGGCTAAGTGCAATTATTTGCAAACCACTTGGTTCTACCTTGCAGCAGGTATTCCATCATGTTGATTGCGCCGCCCGTCACGGGCATAACAGTCACTGGAGGGGCCTCCATCCTTCCTCAGCTGGCAAAGGTATGATCACCCTGTGATGTCCCAAAAAGGGCAAGACAAACACATGACAACTTTGTGATCTAACACGTTTACTTGCAATAATTTTGAATGGACAGGGGGGCACTTGAAAATTGAAATAACCTTGCGCACAGTTCTAATGTATGCATGGGTCAGTTGGCTCTTGTGATGCACTGCCCATTATATAGGCTACTtcaaaactactactactactacaactacaactactacaaATAACAGTAAAGGATGTGTTTTCATgcataaactgtaggcctactatgaatgATATAGGATAGTGTTACATCAAAATATCCAAATGGAGAACTAACCTTTACAACCGTTCCTTTGAGGAGGCTGACAGCCGAATCAGCTTGCCGAGATAACAGCGCTACCCACGGGTTTCCGACACAGCCAAGTCCGTGGTTGAACAGGCCAGGCTCTAACTCACGGATATTTTGCTACCGATTACAATACTTTGAACACCTAATACTCACCGTGCATGTTCCTAATACTCTGAGGTGAACGTTCAAATAGATACCTATGTTGTAAGCGTAAATTACTCGTTTCGAAATATGTTTCATTCACACTTTCCAGTTACACCGCTCACGCTTGCTCTGGCTTGCCAATACCGGTGTGTTGTATTTCAGCGCTTCTCTTCTGAGCATGCTCTGCATCACGTTGCGTGTCAGGGTTTTTTTGTCATGGAATTATAGCACCATCCTCTGGCGCACTCAGGCCTATTTAGCAGTCAGTCTAGCAtttgacatgggacaaattgaAAATAATTTCACTTTTTTTGTAATCCATTTCTAAATGACATTTAGAAAATATACAGATTGATATTCAGGCTAGTACTATTTTTCAAGGCCAAAGTTTGAAACTTTTGCAGTTGGTTActgaaatgaagaaaaacattTGCTTactgcaagttgtctgaaatatgatgatcaaatatgcaaatgagatcactcACATCCACTTAAATGTGGTAAAATAGGCAAcatcgcagagagagagagagagagagagagagagagagagagagagagagagagctgtgtgtgtgtgtgtgtgtgtgtgtgagagagagagagagagagagagagagagagagagagagagagagagagagagagagagacagagagagagagagagagagagagagagagtgtgtgtgtgtgtgtgtttgcgcacgtatGGGGATGTTTCAGGGGCCTTTCAGACATGGATGGGTAGGAagaggtaagggtaggattcgaacctgcaactctctgacagaccaacacccacTGCTAATGACGGCTAGAGCAGCATAttataagcatattatatattgTATCGTTTGTGTTCAAT from Engraulis encrasicolus isolate BLACKSEA-1 chromosome 5, IST_EnEncr_1.0, whole genome shotgun sequence includes:
- the med18 gene encoding mediator of RNA polymerase II transcription subunit 18, with amino-acid sequence MEAPPVTVMPVTGGAINMMEYLLQGSVLDQALDSLLHRLRGLCDNIEPETFADHELVYLLKGQQGQPFLLRARRSLSHPTAPWHLRYLGQPEVGDKSRHALVRNCVDVAASHSLPDFLNEMGFRMDHEFVAKGHVFRKGGMKVVVSKLSRVLVPGNTENTEQLSLSSLVELSVLAPAGQDTVSEDMRAFAEQLKPLVHLEKIDPKKHT